A DNA window from Streptomyces sp. CA-278952 contains the following coding sequences:
- a CDS encoding tetratricopeptide repeat protein, whose protein sequence is MHPPSPRRLSLQQIIEGQRRAAFVGRETELGLYRANFARPPEDPRHRFVFHVRGNAGVGKTSLVREWLEVAGEFGALTASVDESADSVPDVLADVAAQFAEQGYPLKALDRLLATYRRARHDAAGRLAADSGTPAGAPSPGALAAAQAGLIAAGAIPVVGALAGGIDPAVVARGAGGLRAVFGGRARQQEEALLLAEPVRVLTPVFVAELDRVADTVPWIALFLDTYERTAPQLDRWLADLLTPGRYGDLPANLVLTLAGQRRLDPVHWGDRGRLVADVPLGPFTEAESRQLLHGRGVVAESVVREVLRLSGGLPVLVSTLAANPGAAGEANATAVERFLAGESDPARRAAALACALPRRFDEDLVAVAVAAPRNGPHAVPDLYDWLHELPFVAERHSGHSRYHAVVRAPMLRLQRTGSPRRWKAAHDRLAEAFAARRDAAAEGIDPGRLWAEQPWRRAALDVLYHRLCARPRTALPEALRAGIELCGQAPARARHWARTLAEAGEDADNAVLRDWGRDLLAAITDHGPRPTAALGLLLTRAELTDTDRAAALVVRAWHRFRVGELDAALSDHGRAIAVDPRSERAHQGRAVILRSLGRYEEALADLDRAEEIAPSWAWAVRERGETYRRMGRLEEALTVLDRAHALDPSDAVPLGSRGLVRHALGRHEEALDDFDRAIALWPEYAWALVRRARVRTVLGDPVGALADLDRAEELSPGLAGTEGERGEVYRATGRPEQAVACYGRALLLDPDYAWAHGSRALALEALGRTPEALADLDRALELDPDYAWARAQRERLGAVAGS, encoded by the coding sequence ATGCATCCGCCGAGCCCCCGCCGCCTCTCCCTCCAGCAGATCATCGAGGGTCAGCGCCGCGCCGCCTTCGTCGGGCGGGAGACCGAACTCGGCCTGTACCGGGCCAATTTCGCGCGGCCGCCCGAGGACCCCCGGCACCGGTTCGTCTTCCATGTCCGGGGCAACGCCGGGGTCGGCAAGACCTCGCTCGTACGGGAATGGCTCGAGGTGGCAGGGGAGTTCGGAGCGCTGACCGCGTCGGTCGACGAGAGCGCCGACTCCGTGCCGGACGTACTCGCGGACGTCGCCGCGCAGTTCGCCGAGCAGGGGTACCCCCTCAAGGCGCTGGACCGGCTGCTCGCCACCTACCGGCGCGCGCGCCACGACGCGGCCGGCCGGCTCGCGGCGGACAGCGGGACGCCGGCCGGGGCCCCTTCCCCCGGGGCGCTCGCCGCCGCGCAGGCCGGGCTGATCGCGGCCGGGGCGATACCCGTCGTCGGGGCGCTCGCCGGAGGCATCGACCCGGCGGTCGTGGCGCGGGGCGCGGGCGGCCTGCGGGCGGTCTTCGGGGGCCGGGCCCGGCAGCAGGAGGAGGCCTTGCTGCTGGCGGAACCGGTACGGGTCCTCACCCCGGTCTTCGTCGCCGAGCTGGACCGGGTCGCGGACACCGTGCCCTGGATCGCCCTCTTCCTGGACACCTACGAGCGCACCGCACCCCAACTGGACCGGTGGCTGGCGGACCTGCTGACCCCCGGGCGGTACGGCGACCTGCCCGCCAACCTCGTCCTCACCCTGGCCGGTCAGCGCCGCCTCGACCCCGTCCACTGGGGCGACCGGGGCCGGCTGGTCGCCGACGTACCGCTCGGGCCGTTCACGGAGGCCGAGTCGCGCCAACTCCTTCACGGGCGGGGGGTGGTGGCGGAGTCCGTCGTACGGGAGGTGCTGCGGCTCTCCGGCGGGCTGCCCGTCCTGGTCTCCACGCTCGCCGCCAACCCCGGGGCGGCCGGAGAGGCGAACGCCACCGCCGTCGAACGCTTCCTGGCGGGGGAGAGCGACCCGGCCCGCCGGGCCGCGGCGCTCGCCTGTGCACTGCCGCGCCGGTTCGACGAGGACCTGGTCGCCGTCGCCGTGGCCGCCCCGCGGAACGGGCCGCACGCCGTGCCCGATCTCTACGACTGGCTGCACGAGCTGCCGTTCGTCGCCGAGCGGCACTCCGGCCACTCCCGCTACCACGCGGTCGTCCGGGCTCCGATGCTCCGCCTCCAGCGCACCGGGTCGCCGCGGCGCTGGAAGGCGGCGCACGACCGGCTGGCCGAGGCCTTCGCCGCCCGGCGGGACGCGGCGGCCGAGGGCATCGACCCGGGACGCCTCTGGGCCGAACAGCCCTGGCGCCGGGCGGCCCTGGACGTGCTCTACCACCGGCTCTGCGCCCGCCCCCGCACCGCGCTGCCCGAGGCCCTGCGCGCCGGGATCGAGCTGTGCGGGCAGGCGCCGGCCCGCGCCCGCCACTGGGCCCGGACCCTCGCGGAGGCGGGCGAGGACGCCGACAACGCCGTACTGCGCGACTGGGGCCGGGACCTGCTGGCCGCCATAACGGACCACGGGCCCCGGCCCACCGCCGCCCTGGGCCTCCTGCTGACCCGGGCCGAGCTGACCGACACGGACCGGGCCGCCGCCCTCGTGGTGCGGGCCTGGCACCGCTTCCGCGTCGGGGAGCTGGACGCCGCGCTGTCCGACCACGGGCGGGCGATCGCCGTGGACCCGCGCAGCGAACGCGCCCACCAGGGCCGGGCGGTGATCCTGCGCTCGCTCGGCCGCTACGAGGAGGCCCTCGCCGATCTGGACCGGGCCGAGGAGATCGCGCCCTCCTGGGCCTGGGCGGTCCGTGAGCGGGGGGAGACCTACCGGCGGATGGGCCGGCTGGAGGAGGCCCTGACCGTCCTGGACCGGGCGCACGCCCTCGACCCGTCGGACGCCGTGCCGCTGGGCAGCCGGGGCCTGGTCCGCCACGCGTTGGGCCGGCACGAGGAGGCGCTCGACGACTTCGACCGGGCGATCGCGCTGTGGCCGGAGTACGCATGGGCGCTGGTGCGGCGGGCCCGGGTCCGCACCGTCCTGGGCGATCCGGTGGGCGCCCTCGCCGACCTGGACCGGGCCGAGGAGCTGTCCCCCGGTCTGGCCGGGACGGAGGGGGAGCGGGGCGAGGTGTACCGGGCGACGGGGCGGCCCGAGCAGGCCGTCGCCTGCTACGGCCGGGCCCTGCTCCTGGACCCCGACTACGCCTGGGCGCACGGCAGCAGGGCCCTCGCGCTGGAGGCGCTCGGCCGGACCCCGGAGGCACTCGCGGACCTCGACCGGGCGTTGGAGCTGGACCCGGACTACGCGTGGGCGCGGGCCCAGCGGGAGCGGCTGGGGGCGGTGGCCGGGTCGTAG
- a CDS encoding ADP-ribosylglycohydrolase family protein, translated as MSTGTTAVWGRAEQQDFRSRVRGALLGGAVGDALGAGVSGLVLEEIRAAHGVEGVVDYVPVHGRRGAVTALTQLTLFTVDGLIRAQVRRDTGAWHPPTDVHRAHLRWAATQHDWGPDERREDNGWLAAEEWLYARREPARECLGGFGDPVMGTLDRPKNPTARDAGALTRSAPFGLLVGWEPGLVLQLAVECAAQSHGHPAAQLAAGAFAVLVHGLARGESLDGAVQHVLALLAERPGHEPVTEALRQALGSVRQGIPGPALIETLGASDAAEEVLAVAVYCALVSEDVRHGLRLAVNHSGPSRATGSVCGALLGALHGETALPPAWLVELEGRATLLELADDFAMEMTQGPALHSPAAVAPGWLARYPRG; from the coding sequence GTGAGCACAGGGACCACGGCGGTCTGGGGCCGGGCCGAGCAGCAGGACTTCCGCAGCCGGGTCCGCGGGGCCCTGCTCGGCGGGGCCGTCGGGGACGCGCTCGGGGCCGGGGTCAGCGGGTTGGTGCTGGAGGAGATCCGCGCCGCCCACGGTGTCGAGGGGGTCGTCGACTACGTCCCCGTGCACGGCAGGCGCGGCGCCGTCACCGCTCTCACCCAGCTCACCCTGTTCACCGTCGACGGGCTGATCCGCGCCCAGGTCCGCCGTGACACCGGGGCCTGGCACCCGCCCACCGATGTGCACCGGGCCCATCTGCGCTGGGCCGCCACCCAGCACGACTGGGGGCCGGACGAGCGGCGCGAGGACAACGGCTGGCTGGCCGCCGAGGAGTGGCTCTACGCCCGCCGCGAGCCGGCCCGGGAATGCCTGGGCGGTTTCGGCGACCCTGTCATGGGCACCCTCGACCGGCCGAAGAACCCCACCGCCCGGGACGCGGGCGCCCTCACCCGGTCCGCGCCGTTCGGGCTCCTGGTGGGCTGGGAGCCGGGGCTCGTGCTCCAGTTGGCCGTCGAGTGCGCGGCCCAGTCGCACGGGCACCCCGCCGCCCAGCTGGCCGCCGGAGCCTTCGCCGTACTCGTACACGGTCTCGCGCGCGGCGAGAGCCTGGACGGGGCCGTGCAGCACGTGCTGGCCCTGCTCGCCGAGCGCCCCGGCCACGAGCCGGTGACCGAGGCCCTGCGGCAGGCCCTCGGCTCTGTGCGGCAGGGCATCCCGGGCCCGGCCCTGATCGAGACGCTGGGCGCGAGCGATGCCGCCGAGGAGGTCCTCGCCGTCGCCGTGTACTGCGCGCTGGTCAGCGAGGACGTCCGGCACGGGCTGCGGCTCGCGGTGAACCACAGCGGCCCCTCCCGCGCCACCGGGTCGGTCTGCGGGGCGCTGCTCGGGGCGCTGCACGGCGAGACCGCGCTGCCGCCGGCCTGGCTCGTGGAGTTGGAGGGGCGGGCCACGCTCCTCGAACTGGCCGACGACTTCGCGATGGAGATGACCCAGGGCCCCGCCCTGCACAGTCCGGCCGCCGTCGCCCCGGGCTGGCTGGCCCGCTACCCGCGCGGCTGA
- a CDS encoding sodium:solute symporter family protein, which translates to MNSLDWAVLIGYFGVMVAIGLWSHKRVDNVSDFFTAGGKMPWWLSGISHHMSGYSAVMFTGYAGIAYQYGITSFVTWSLPIAIGIFIGAKLFAPRLNRLRSRLHVASPLEYLKNRYNIQTQQALAWSGLLLKIVDVGAKWAAIATLLSVFTGLSITEGILITGVVTGIYCTVGGLWADALTELGQFIIQLFAGLAMLFAVMSELDGFATLWTVWDDLPEGHADPTAGPYTVTFLMAFLFIKTFEYNGGMWNQAQRYMATDSAASATRSARLSAILWFVWPLVLFFPMWVAPLLVDAQKPDASDSYALMTEQLLPHGLLGLVIVGFFSHTMAMCSSDANAIAAVFTRDIAPTLSKAARGWNERAGLIAARWTTVAFLALSMAIATQINSPAFKDIITVVIKWVAGLMGPIAIPFMLGLLRPFRKSGPTAALVSWASGLFAFWLVNYPIHWAVEGGVPLQYQVSVPLAVSLVLYILIGYLKPEDTPERDALLTRINEGDGDDDGDGTATAAVIPAQDGGPAPAPRPRG; encoded by the coding sequence ATGAACAGTCTCGACTGGGCTGTACTCATCGGCTACTTCGGCGTGATGGTCGCGATCGGGCTCTGGTCGCACAAGCGCGTGGACAACGTCAGCGACTTCTTCACCGCCGGCGGCAAGATGCCGTGGTGGCTGTCGGGCATCTCGCACCACATGTCCGGCTACAGCGCGGTGATGTTCACCGGCTACGCCGGCATCGCGTACCAGTACGGGATCACGTCCTTCGTGACCTGGTCACTGCCCATCGCCATCGGCATCTTCATCGGCGCGAAGCTCTTCGCGCCCCGGCTGAACCGGCTGCGCTCGCGGCTCCACGTCGCCTCGCCGCTGGAGTACCTCAAGAACCGCTACAACATCCAGACCCAGCAGGCGCTCGCCTGGTCGGGGCTGCTGCTGAAGATCGTGGACGTCGGCGCCAAGTGGGCCGCCATCGCGACCCTGTTGTCCGTCTTCACCGGCCTCTCCATCACCGAGGGCATTCTGATCACCGGGGTCGTCACCGGGATCTACTGCACCGTCGGCGGGTTGTGGGCGGACGCCCTCACCGAACTGGGCCAGTTCATCATCCAGTTGTTCGCCGGGCTGGCGATGCTGTTCGCCGTGATGAGCGAGCTCGACGGCTTCGCCACCCTGTGGACGGTCTGGGACGATCTCCCGGAAGGACACGCGGACCCGACCGCCGGCCCGTACACGGTGACGTTCCTGATGGCGTTCCTGTTCATCAAGACGTTCGAGTACAACGGCGGCATGTGGAACCAGGCCCAGCGGTACATGGCGACCGACTCGGCCGCCTCCGCCACCCGGTCCGCACGGCTGTCGGCGATCCTGTGGTTCGTCTGGCCGCTGGTGCTGTTCTTCCCGATGTGGGTCGCCCCGCTGCTGGTCGACGCGCAGAAGCCGGACGCCTCCGACAGCTACGCCCTGATGACCGAACAGCTGCTGCCCCACGGCCTGTTGGGCCTGGTCATCGTCGGCTTCTTCTCCCACACGATGGCCATGTGCTCCTCCGACGCCAACGCCATCGCGGCCGTCTTCACCCGGGACATCGCCCCGACGCTCTCGAAGGCGGCGCGCGGCTGGAACGAGCGTGCCGGGCTGATCGCGGCCCGCTGGACCACCGTGGCCTTCCTCGCGCTGTCGATGGCCATCGCGACGCAGATCAACTCCCCCGCGTTCAAGGACATCATCACCGTCGTGATCAAGTGGGTCGCCGGGCTGATGGGCCCGATCGCGATCCCGTTCATGCTGGGCCTGCTGCGCCCGTTCCGGAAGTCCGGGCCGACGGCGGCGCTGGTCAGCTGGGCCTCGGGCCTGTTCGCCTTCTGGCTGGTCAACTACCCGATCCACTGGGCCGTCGAGGGCGGGGTGCCGCTCCAGTACCAGGTGTCCGTGCCGCTCGCCGTCTCGCTCGTGCTCTACATTTTGATCGGCTACCTGAAGCCGGAGGACACCCCGGAGCGCGACGCGCTGCTGACCCGGATCAACGAGGGGGACGGGGACGACGACGGGGACGGTACGGCGACGGCCGCCGTGATCCCCGCCCAGGACGGAGGCCCGGCCCCCGCCCCTCGGCCGCGCGGGTAG
- a CDS encoding SDR family oxidoreductase: MLLAGKTVIVSGVGPGLGHRVASSVVRDGGRAVLGARTAANLARSAAEIDPEGRHTAHLSTDITDEARCEALAALAVERFGGIDAVVHVAAWDSYFGGLQDADFTTWQSVIDVNLLGTLRMTRACLPALKERGGSVVVIGTQSAVAAPSQVWQAAYAASKGALTSAMYSLARELGPYRIRVNTVLPGWMWGPPVQAYVQLTAGSEGVPESEVLARLTERMALPELATDGDVADAVAFLASDRARAITGQSLLVNAGELMR; the protein is encoded by the coding sequence ATGTTGCTCGCGGGGAAGACCGTCATCGTGTCGGGCGTCGGACCGGGGCTCGGGCACCGGGTCGCTTCGAGCGTCGTCCGGGACGGCGGGCGTGCGGTGCTCGGGGCGCGCACGGCGGCGAACCTGGCCAGGTCGGCGGCGGAGATCGACCCCGAGGGCCGGCACACGGCCCACCTGTCGACCGACATCACGGACGAGGCGCGGTGCGAGGCGCTGGCGGCCCTGGCGGTGGAGCGGTTCGGGGGAATCGACGCGGTGGTCCATGTCGCCGCCTGGGACAGCTACTTCGGCGGGCTCCAGGACGCGGACTTCACCACGTGGCAGTCGGTCATCGACGTGAACCTCCTGGGCACGCTGCGGATGACCCGGGCCTGCCTGCCCGCCCTCAAGGAGCGGGGCGGCTCGGTGGTGGTGATCGGTACGCAGTCCGCGGTGGCCGCACCCTCCCAGGTGTGGCAGGCGGCGTACGCGGCGTCCAAGGGGGCGCTCACCTCGGCGATGTACTCGCTCGCCCGGGAGCTGGGCCCGTACCGGATCCGGGTCAACACGGTGCTGCCGGGCTGGATGTGGGGGCCGCCGGTACAGGCGTACGTCCAGCTCACCGCGGGCTCCGAGGGCGTACCGGAGTCCGAGGTGCTGGCCCGGCTCACCGAGCGGATGGCGCTGCCGGAGCTGGCCACGGACGGGGATGTGGCGGACGCGGTCGCCTTCCTGGCCTCCGACCGGGCCCGGGCGATCACCGGCCAGTCACTGCTGGTCAACGCGGGCGAGCTGATGCGCTGA
- a CDS encoding DUF397 domain-containing protein, translating into MAILQGATDKWTKSSYSGGNGACVEVKSPVALSIAVRDSKAPEGPSLTFVPGAWNTFVRDVATGTVNA; encoded by the coding sequence ATGGCAATTCTTCAGGGTGCTACGGACAAGTGGACGAAGTCGTCGTACTCCGGGGGCAACGGCGCGTGCGTCGAGGTCAAGTCCCCGGTCGCGCTGTCCATCGCCGTACGTGACTCGAAGGCCCCCGAGGGCCCCTCGCTCACCTTCGTCCCCGGTGCGTGGAACACCTTCGTGCGCGACGTCGCCACGGGCACGGTCAACGCCTGA
- a CDS encoding helix-turn-helix domain-containing protein — protein MPSNVNPTVRRRRLGQELRRLRELKGMTAEEVAERLLVSQSKISRLENGRRSISQRDVRDLCGVYEVEDHRIVDSLMQMAKDSRQQGWWHAFGDIPYSVYIGLETDAESLRVYEPQMVPGLLQTRAYAEALISGALPEAPASDIEKRVNVRSRRQDRVNAPENPLRLWAVIDESALRRVVGDKQVMIEQLEHLVEQSHLPHVTVQVLPFDMGAHPGINGQYAILEFPDAADSSVVYIEGVTSDLYLEKANDVQRYSVMYEHLRAQALNVEQTREFISKIAKSYTS, from the coding sequence GTGCCGTCCAACGTCAATCCCACTGTCAGGCGACGCAGGCTGGGCCAGGAATTGCGCCGCCTGCGCGAACTCAAAGGCATGACGGCCGAAGAAGTGGCGGAGCGGCTGCTGGTCTCGCAGTCGAAGATCAGCCGCCTGGAGAACGGCCGCCGGTCCATCAGCCAGCGCGATGTACGCGACCTCTGCGGGGTGTACGAGGTCGAGGACCACCGCATCGTCGACTCGCTGATGCAGATGGCGAAGGACTCCCGTCAGCAGGGCTGGTGGCACGCCTTCGGCGACATCCCGTACAGCGTCTACATCGGTCTGGAGACCGACGCGGAGTCGCTGCGGGTCTACGAGCCCCAGATGGTCCCGGGCCTGCTCCAGACCCGGGCGTACGCCGAGGCGTTGATCAGCGGCGCGCTGCCCGAGGCCCCTGCTTCGGACATCGAGAAGCGGGTCAACGTACGGTCGCGACGGCAGGACCGGGTCAACGCGCCGGAGAACCCGCTGCGGCTGTGGGCCGTGATCGACGAGTCGGCTCTGCGCCGGGTGGTCGGCGACAAGCAGGTGATGATCGAGCAGCTGGAGCACCTCGTCGAGCAGTCCCACCTGCCGCACGTCACCGTGCAGGTCCTGCCGTTCGACATGGGCGCGCACCCGGGCATCAACGGCCAGTACGCGATCCTGGAGTTCCCGGACGCCGCGGACTCCAGCGTCGTCTACATCGAGGGCGTCACGAGCGATCTCTACCTGGAGAAGGCGAACGACGTGCAGCGCTACAGCGTGATGTACGAACACCTGCGGGCGCAGGCGCTGAACGTGGAGCAGACCCGGGAGTTCATCAGCAAGATCGCGAAGTCGTACACGAGTTGA